A stretch of Saccharothrix texasensis DNA encodes these proteins:
- a CDS encoding response regulator transcription factor, whose translation MTRRVLVVEDDLTIAESVAARLRAEGFEVELAHDGPSAVSRARDVRPDLVVLDVMLPGFDGLEVCRRIQAERPVPVLMLTARGDETDLLVGLAVGADDYLTKPFSIRELAARVHALLRRVERAASAAAHRITVADLEIDLAERRVVRGGAEAHLTPTEFELLVHLAERPRAVQSRERLLSEVWGWADGTGTRTVDSHIKALRRKLGTDLIRTVHGIGYALEVPR comes from the coding sequence ATGACACGCCGGGTTCTGGTGGTCGAGGACGACCTGACCATCGCCGAGTCCGTGGCCGCGAGGCTGCGGGCGGAGGGGTTCGAGGTCGAGCTGGCGCACGACGGCCCGTCGGCCGTCTCCCGTGCCCGTGACGTGCGGCCCGACCTGGTCGTGCTGGACGTCATGCTGCCCGGGTTCGACGGGCTGGAGGTGTGCCGGCGCATCCAGGCCGAGCGGCCCGTGCCGGTGCTGATGCTGACCGCCCGGGGCGACGAGACGGACCTGCTGGTCGGCCTCGCGGTCGGCGCGGACGACTACCTGACCAAGCCGTTCTCGATCCGCGAGCTGGCGGCGCGGGTGCACGCGCTGCTGCGGCGGGTGGAGCGGGCGGCGTCGGCGGCGGCGCACCGCATCACCGTGGCCGACCTGGAGATCGACCTGGCCGAGCGGCGGGTGGTGCGCGGCGGGGCGGAGGCGCACCTGACGCCGACCGAGTTCGAGCTGCTGGTGCACCTCGCCGAACGGCCGCGGGCCGTGCAGTCGCGCGAGCGGCTGCTGAGCGAGGTGTGGGGGTGGGCCGACGGCACGGGGACGCGGACCGTGGACAGCCACATCAAGGCGTTGCGCCGGAAGTTGGGCACGGACCTGATCCGGACCGTGCACGGGATCGGGTACGCGCTGGAGGTGCCGCGGTGA
- a CDS encoding S8 family serine peptidase, producing the protein MINSGSRWRHRTSAALLAAVLGTTGFGFAAGSAVAQEAPSAPAPADKQLDKQDRERVAEAEQAGQANVTLLVAAEEGKLDTAANDLKALGGVVESTERDVDYLKVSVPRDKAEKAAKLASVNSVDVDGLVVLDNPRPDGATAPLPQPAPGKSTAKKNPYMPTQDTKAAQFTDEHPKWDGRGTTIAIMDSGIDLDHPALATTTTGERKIVDWYNANATNSGDGTWLQVSGRYNGAFTAGGASYKAPATGGPFSFGLFRETAGDLAAANSETGGDINRDGDRVDAFGVLQDITTKEVRVDTDGDGDFTDQTAMIDYKYKKDVGHFGADNPATPVLDTVAFVVQTDKSNYDAAGTAWVNLGISAAAHGSHVAGITSANKMFGGKMTGAAPGAKLMAVKVCLSTPSCTNSGLIDGLLYAARNGADVVNISIGGLPALNDGNNARAELYNRTIAEYNVQVFISAGNSGAGANTVGDPSVSTDAVSVGSYITADTWLSNYGSKTSQKESLHGFSSRGPREDGGFKPNIVAPGSAISTVPQWQTPGPVAGTYELPAGYAMFNGTSMASPQATGAAALLISAYKAEHNGERPPVAALRNAIQSGAKWVSTLQAYEQGAGLFDTKRAWTQLNAHPETQAVSTSVTVNTALSGLLATPDTGVGIHDREGVVLGKEYTRTYTLTRTTGPNRNQQFMVNWQGNDGTFSSKSLVSLPLNTPVKFDVKVKPTKAGAHSAVLKLDNPATRGIDVFTLNTVFAADEFTAAGKYAVTKTGTIARNQSKSFFVNVPAGTSALKVDMAAGGTEAGKGQVRFLRYDPYGVPFDTTTSTNCYNPDAGAGCAGGSPTSRTVSNPLPGVWEIVVEARRTSDADAAPYSVTASVLGTTVSPNPDTIESAVIGTPISREYTVTNSLATFTGKLVGGSLSSARIDRPTIADAAVQNYDLTVAPGSTSLRATIGRTGDVSADLDLFVYNCSTGTCVLAGQSADGDSEESVTINNPAAGAWRVTVDGYEVPAGTTEYDYIDLFAAAGLGSVAVTDADAERTAGETWTVPATVTAGGQAGAGRVLRGELTVQTSEGAIVGRGAVILRNVA; encoded by the coding sequence GTGATCAACTCAGGAAGTCGGTGGAGACACCGCACCAGTGCGGCCTTGCTGGCCGCCGTGCTGGGCACCACTGGGTTCGGCTTCGCCGCCGGGTCGGCCGTCGCGCAAGAGGCGCCATCCGCGCCCGCGCCCGCCGACAAGCAGCTCGACAAGCAGGACCGGGAGCGCGTCGCCGAGGCCGAGCAGGCCGGTCAGGCGAACGTCACGCTCCTGGTCGCCGCCGAAGAGGGCAAGCTGGACACCGCCGCCAACGACCTCAAGGCCCTCGGTGGCGTGGTCGAGTCCACCGAGCGCGACGTCGACTACCTCAAGGTCTCGGTGCCCCGGGACAAGGCCGAGAAGGCCGCCAAGCTCGCGTCCGTGAACTCGGTGGACGTCGACGGCCTGGTCGTCCTGGACAACCCGCGCCCGGACGGCGCGACGGCCCCGCTGCCGCAGCCGGCGCCGGGCAAGTCGACGGCCAAGAAGAACCCGTACATGCCGACGCAGGACACCAAGGCGGCGCAGTTCACCGACGAGCACCCCAAGTGGGACGGCCGCGGCACGACGATCGCCATCATGGACTCCGGCATCGACCTGGACCACCCGGCGCTGGCGACCACCACGACCGGTGAGCGCAAGATCGTCGACTGGTACAACGCCAACGCCACGAACTCCGGCGACGGCACCTGGCTGCAGGTCTCGGGCCGCTACAACGGCGCGTTCACCGCGGGCGGGGCGTCCTACAAGGCGCCCGCGACCGGCGGTCCGTTCAGCTTCGGCCTGTTCCGCGAGACCGCGGGCGACCTGGCCGCGGCCAACAGCGAGACCGGCGGCGACATCAACCGCGACGGCGACCGCGTGGACGCCTTCGGCGTGCTGCAGGACATCACGACCAAGGAAGTCCGGGTCGACACCGACGGCGACGGTGACTTCACCGACCAGACCGCGATGATCGACTACAAGTACAAGAAGGACGTCGGCCACTTCGGCGCGGACAACCCGGCCACGCCGGTGCTGGACACCGTGGCGTTCGTGGTGCAGACGGACAAGTCGAACTACGACGCGGCCGGCACGGCGTGGGTCAACCTCGGCATCTCCGCCGCCGCGCACGGCTCGCACGTCGCGGGCATCACCTCGGCGAACAAGATGTTCGGCGGCAAGATGACCGGCGCCGCGCCCGGCGCGAAGCTGATGGCCGTCAAGGTCTGCCTGTCCACCCCGTCGTGCACCAACAGCGGTCTGATCGACGGCCTGCTGTACGCGGCGCGCAACGGCGCGGACGTCGTCAACATCTCCATCGGCGGCCTGCCGGCGCTCAACGACGGCAACAACGCGCGTGCGGAGCTCTACAACCGCACCATCGCCGAGTACAACGTGCAGGTGTTCATCTCCGCGGGCAACAGCGGCGCGGGCGCGAACACCGTCGGCGACCCGTCGGTGTCCACGGACGCGGTGAGCGTCGGCTCGTACATCACGGCGGACACCTGGCTGTCCAACTACGGCTCGAAGACCTCGCAGAAGGAGAGCCTGCACGGCTTCTCGTCGCGCGGTCCGCGTGAGGACGGCGGCTTCAAGCCGAACATCGTCGCGCCCGGCTCGGCGATCTCCACCGTGCCGCAGTGGCAGACGCCCGGCCCGGTGGCCGGCACCTACGAGCTGCCCGCCGGCTACGCCATGTTCAACGGCACGTCGATGGCCTCGCCGCAGGCGACCGGCGCCGCCGCGCTGCTGATCAGCGCGTACAAGGCCGAGCACAACGGCGAGCGCCCGCCCGTCGCGGCGCTGCGCAACGCGATCCAGTCCGGCGCCAAGTGGGTCTCCACCCTCCAGGCGTACGAGCAGGGCGCGGGTCTGTTCGACACCAAGCGCGCGTGGACGCAGCTCAACGCGCACCCGGAGACGCAGGCGGTCAGCACCTCGGTGACCGTGAACACCGCCCTGTCGGGCCTGCTCGCCACCCCCGACACGGGTGTCGGCATCCACGACCGCGAGGGCGTCGTCCTGGGCAAGGAGTACACCCGGACGTACACCCTGACCCGCACCACGGGCCCGAACCGCAACCAGCAGTTCATGGTCAACTGGCAGGGCAACGACGGCACGTTCTCGTCGAAGTCCCTGGTCAGCCTGCCGCTGAACACGCCGGTGAAGTTCGACGTCAAGGTCAAGCCGACCAAGGCGGGCGCGCACTCGGCCGTGCTCAAGCTCGACAACCCGGCCACCCGCGGCATCGACGTGTTCACCCTGAACACGGTGTTCGCGGCGGACGAGTTCACCGCGGCGGGCAAGTACGCGGTGACCAAGACCGGCACGATCGCGCGCAACCAGTCGAAGAGCTTCTTCGTGAACGTGCCCGCGGGCACGAGCGCGCTGAAGGTCGACATGGCGGCGGGCGGCACGGAGGCCGGCAAGGGCCAGGTCCGGTTCCTGCGCTACGACCCGTACGGCGTGCCGTTCGACACCACGACCTCGACCAACTGCTACAACCCCGACGCGGGCGCCGGCTGTGCCGGTGGCTCGCCGACCAGCCGCACGGTCAGCAACCCGCTGCCGGGCGTGTGGGAGATCGTGGTCGAGGCCCGGCGCACCTCCGACGCCGACGCCGCGCCGTACTCGGTGACCGCGTCCGTGCTGGGCACGACGGTCAGCCCGAACCCGGACACCATCGAGTCGGCCGTGATCGGCACGCCGATCAGCCGCGAGTACACGGTGACCAACTCGCTGGCCACGTTCACCGGCAAGCTCGTCGGCGGTTCGCTGTCCAGCGCCCGCATCGACCGGCCGACCATCGCGGACGCCGCGGTCCAGAACTACGACCTGACCGTGGCGCCGGGTTCGACGTCGCTGCGTGCGACGATCGGCAGGACCGGTGACGTCTCGGCCGACCTCGACCTGTTCGTCTACAACTGCTCGACCGGCACGTGCGTGCTGGCCGGTCAGTCGGCGGACGGCGACTCCGAGGAGTCGGTGACGATCAACAACCCCGCCGCCGGCGCGTGGCGGGTCACGGTCGACGGCTACGAGGTGCCCGCGGGCACCACGGAGTACGACTACATCGACCTGTTCGCCGCCGCCGGCCTCGGCTCGGTCGCGGTGACCGACGCCGACGCCGAGCGCACCGCCGGCGAGACCTGGACGGTCCCCGCCACGGTGACCGCCGGTGGCCAGGCCGGCGCCGGCCGGGTGCTGCGCGGTGAGCTGACCGTGCAGACCTCGGAAGGCGCGATCGTCGGCCGCGGCGCGGTGATCCTGCGGAACGTGGCCTGA
- a CDS encoding sensor histidine kinase, with translation MELLPRPLDPVRSIKLKLGILLVSAMAAGFAFFRWRIGWLAPGTTFGAVAIVLVTSQILAHGMTRPLRDMTAAVRAMRAGDYSRRVRATARDEVGELAGAFNQMAADLGAADQQRRELIANVSHELRTPITALQNVLENVVDGVAQPDAATMRTALAQTERLGRLVAELLDLSRIDAGAHQLDRAEFALEPLLADVVAEASVAARGVRFTVAVSPPGATVCADEARLAQVVANLLDNAARHGPAGGEVRVSAAVGAELVLEVADDGPGIAPQDRERVFERFTRGERAGGGGTGLGLNIARWVVDLHGGTIAVVDGPGCRIRATLPATCPAPTPTPAPAGSRTHGGHPENA, from the coding sequence GTGGAGCTGCTGCCGCGTCCGCTGGACCCGGTGCGGTCGATCAAGCTGAAGCTCGGGATCCTGCTGGTGTCGGCGATGGCGGCGGGGTTCGCGTTCTTCCGGTGGCGCATCGGCTGGCTGGCGCCGGGCACGACGTTCGGCGCGGTGGCGATCGTGCTGGTGACGTCGCAGATCCTGGCCCACGGGATGACCAGGCCGTTGCGGGACATGACGGCGGCGGTGCGGGCGATGCGGGCCGGCGACTACAGCAGGCGGGTGCGCGCGACGGCGCGGGACGAGGTCGGCGAGCTGGCCGGTGCGTTCAACCAGATGGCGGCGGACCTCGGTGCGGCGGACCAGCAGCGGCGGGAGCTGATCGCGAACGTGTCGCACGAGCTGCGCACGCCGATCACGGCGTTGCAGAACGTGCTGGAGAACGTGGTCGACGGGGTGGCGCAGCCGGACGCGGCGACCATGCGGACGGCGTTGGCGCAGACCGAGCGGCTCGGCCGGCTGGTGGCGGAGCTGCTCGACCTGTCGCGGATCGACGCCGGGGCGCACCAGCTGGACCGGGCGGAGTTCGCGTTGGAGCCGTTGCTGGCGGACGTGGTGGCGGAGGCCTCGGTGGCCGCTCGAGGGGTGCGGTTCACCGTGGCCGTGTCACCGCCCGGGGCGACGGTGTGCGCGGACGAGGCGCGGCTGGCCCAGGTGGTCGCGAACCTGCTGGACAACGCGGCCCGGCACGGCCCGGCCGGCGGCGAGGTGCGGGTGTCGGCCGCGGTCGGCGCGGAGCTGGTGCTGGAGGTCGCCGACGACGGGCCGGGGATCGCGCCGCAGGACCGGGAACGGGTCTTCGAGCGCTTCACGCGCGGTGAGCGCGCCGGCGGCGGCGGGACGGGCCTGGGGCTCAACATCGCGCGCTGGGTCGTGGACCTGCACGGCGGCACCATCGCCGTGGTCGACGGACCGGGCTGCCGGATCCGGGCCACCCTCCCGGCCACCTGCCCCGCACCGACCCCGACCCCCGCCCCGGCCGGGTCCCGCACCCACGGCGGGCACCCCGAGAACGCCTGA
- a CDS encoding MarR family winged helix-turn-helix transcriptional regulator yields the protein MSQDGVGVDLETSLGYLLKEASSALRAAMEEVLRPLGMTVTRYACLELLAQRPGLSNSELARGAFVTRQSMNVLLQTLEREGYVTRPAEAPVGKVLPTRLTPRGRRSLGKATAAVRAVEVRMQAGLTGAERADAFRILQSMIHSLRDGDGS from the coding sequence ATGAGTCAAGACGGTGTCGGCGTCGACCTGGAGACGTCACTGGGCTACCTGCTCAAAGAGGCGTCGAGCGCCCTCCGCGCGGCCATGGAGGAGGTGCTCAGGCCGCTCGGGATGACCGTGACGCGCTACGCCTGCCTCGAACTGCTGGCCCAGCGACCGGGCTTGTCCAACTCCGAGCTCGCGCGGGGCGCGTTCGTGACGCGGCAGTCGATGAACGTGCTGCTCCAGACCCTGGAACGGGAGGGCTACGTGACCAGGCCCGCGGAGGCGCCCGTCGGGAAGGTCCTCCCCACGCGGCTCACGCCCCGCGGCCGGAGGAGCCTCGGGAAGGCGACCGCGGCGGTCCGGGCCGTCGAGGTCAGGATGCAGGCCGGGCTGACCGGGGCCGAGCGGGCGGACGCGTTCCGGATCCTGCAGAGCATGATCCACTCGCTGCGCGACGGCGACGGCTCGTAG
- a CDS encoding DUF4153 domain-containing protein — MTPNRVLLTGAAAGIGAAALLPLDEPGLGWSLTAVVVFALLRKVELGWAVLSVALFGVGAFVSAGWLFALCAVAGCATGSLAVAGGRTARGLLIGAGAVPVAAVRALPWVARGVKEGGTPRLARPVLVTAALLLVFVPLLAGADAAFADLLGSITPDESSGQPVVLFLAVGLGTVGAAYLLVSPRRPDETSDLPRTVARRDWVLPVGALVLLFAAFVAVQLKTLFAGDQHVMVTPDLTYADYARSGFWQLLAVTVLTLGVIAVVARLARLDSPTDRRWLRGLLGALSVLTLVIVASALARMWLYQQAYGFTVLRVLVAACEVWLGVVYLLVLAAGVRLDGRWLARAVFGTGFVALVGLAALNPERFIAERNVDRYHATGKIDVRYLSRLSDDAVPALAALPADLGACALRFRHVEPDDWRSWNLARQRAGEALARIRTTDCAR; from the coding sequence ATGACACCCAACCGCGTACTGCTCACCGGCGCGGCGGCCGGGATCGGGGCGGCGGCCCTGCTGCCCCTCGACGAACCCGGCCTCGGTTGGTCCCTGACGGCGGTCGTCGTCTTCGCCCTGCTGCGCAAGGTCGAACTCGGCTGGGCGGTGCTCTCCGTCGCGCTGTTCGGCGTCGGCGCGTTCGTCTCCGCCGGCTGGCTGTTCGCGCTCTGCGCCGTCGCCGGCTGCGCCACCGGCTCGCTCGCGGTCGCCGGGGGGCGGACCGCGCGTGGCCTCCTCATCGGCGCGGGCGCGGTGCCGGTCGCCGCGGTCAGGGCCTTGCCCTGGGTCGCCCGAGGCGTCAAGGAGGGCGGCACGCCCCGCCTGGCCCGCCCGGTCCTGGTGACCGCCGCCCTCCTGCTGGTCTTCGTGCCGCTCCTCGCGGGGGCCGACGCCGCGTTCGCGGACCTCCTCGGCTCGATCACCCCCGACGAGTCCTCCGGGCAACCGGTCGTGCTGTTCCTGGCCGTCGGCCTCGGCACGGTCGGCGCGGCCTACCTGCTGGTCTCGCCGCGTCGACCCGACGAGACGAGCGACCTGCCCCGGACGGTCGCGCGGCGCGACTGGGTGCTGCCGGTCGGCGCGTTGGTGCTGCTCTTCGCCGCGTTCGTGGCCGTCCAGCTCAAGACCCTGTTCGCGGGCGACCAGCACGTCATGGTCACCCCCGACCTCACCTACGCCGACTACGCCCGCAGCGGCTTCTGGCAGCTGCTCGCCGTCACCGTGCTCACCCTCGGCGTGATCGCGGTCGTCGCGCGCCTCGCCCGGCTCGACTCACCGACCGACCGCCGCTGGCTGCGCGGCCTGCTCGGCGCGCTCAGCGTGCTCACCCTGGTGATCGTCGCCTCCGCGCTCGCCCGCATGTGGCTCTACCAGCAGGCGTACGGCTTCACCGTGCTGCGGGTCCTCGTCGCCGCCTGCGAGGTGTGGCTCGGCGTCGTCTACCTGCTGGTCCTGGCGGCGGGCGTGCGGCTGGACGGCCGGTGGCTGGCCCGCGCGGTCTTCGGCACCGGGTTCGTCGCGCTGGTCGGGCTCGCCGCGCTGAACCCGGAGCGGTTCATCGCCGAGCGCAACGTCGACCGCTACCACGCCACCGGGAAGATCGACGTCCGCTACCTCTCCCGGCTGTCCGACGACGCCGTGCCCGCCCTCGCCGCGCTGCCCGCGGACCTGGGCGCGTGCGCCTTGCGGTTCCGCCACGTCGAGCCGGACGACTGGCGCTCCTGGAACCTCGCCCGGCAGCGGGCCGGGGAGGCGCTCGCGCGGATCAGGACGACGGACTGTGCGCGGTGA
- a CDS encoding alpha/beta fold hydrolase: MFVESEGARLAVFEQGDRSAPTVVLVHGYPDTHRVWDDVVALLAERFHVVTYDVRGAGASSAPRGLAAYRLPVLARDLFAVVAAVSPDAPVHVVAHDWGSIQAWEAVTTPGAPIASYTSISGPCLDHVGHWMRRRPTRRHLDQLLHSWYIGMFHLPFVAPLLWRHVIGPRWQAIAHRLEGVTPHVSPTIVRDGVQGIALYRANFIPRLRSPRVRRTDVPVQVVQPSRDRYVTAGVTEDVERWASDVRRRVVDAGHWAPITHADAVARLVTDHVTAHSPSS; the protein is encoded by the coding sequence GTGTTCGTGGAGTCCGAGGGCGCGCGGCTCGCCGTGTTCGAACAGGGCGACCGGTCCGCGCCGACCGTGGTCCTGGTGCACGGCTACCCCGACACGCACCGCGTGTGGGACGACGTCGTGGCGCTGCTGGCCGAGCGGTTCCACGTGGTCACCTACGACGTGCGCGGCGCTGGTGCGTCGTCCGCGCCGCGCGGGCTGGCCGCCTACCGGCTGCCGGTGCTGGCGCGGGACCTGTTCGCCGTGGTCGCGGCGGTCAGCCCGGACGCGCCGGTGCACGTCGTCGCGCACGACTGGGGGTCGATCCAGGCGTGGGAGGCGGTGACCACGCCCGGCGCGCCGATCGCCTCCTACACGTCGATCTCCGGCCCGTGCCTGGACCACGTCGGCCACTGGATGCGCCGCCGGCCGACCAGGCGGCACCTCGACCAGCTGCTGCACTCGTGGTACATCGGGATGTTCCACCTGCCGTTCGTGGCGCCCCTGCTGTGGCGGCACGTGATCGGCCCGCGCTGGCAGGCGATCGCGCACCGGCTGGAGGGCGTCACGCCGCACGTGTCGCCGACCATCGTGCGCGACGGCGTGCAGGGCATCGCGCTGTACCGGGCCAACTTCATCCCGCGGCTGCGGTCGCCCCGCGTGCGGCGGACCGACGTGCCGGTGCAGGTGGTGCAGCCGTCGCGGGACCGGTACGTGACCGCCGGGGTGACCGAGGACGTGGAGCGGTGGGCGTCGGACGTGCGGCGGCGGGTGGTCGACGCCGGCCACTGGGCGCCGATCACGCACGCCGACGCGGTGGCGCGCCTGGTCACCGACCACGTCACCGCGCACAGTCCGTCGTCCTGA
- a CDS encoding VOC family protein gives MPVTGPDFISLQARDLDASRAFYERYLGLVRSQAGPPHAVVFETEPIAFALRDVVPGTDLASADRPGIGAAIWLHATDVQAIHDALDADGHTIVSAPVDGPFGRTFTFADPDGYHVTLHDRA, from the coding sequence ATGCCCGTCACCGGCCCCGACTTCATCTCGCTCCAGGCGCGCGACCTCGACGCTTCGCGGGCGTTCTACGAGCGGTACCTCGGCCTCGTCCGCTCGCAGGCCGGACCCCCGCACGCGGTCGTCTTCGAGACGGAGCCGATCGCCTTCGCGCTCCGCGACGTCGTCCCCGGCACCGACCTCGCGTCCGCCGACCGGCCCGGCATCGGCGCCGCGATCTGGCTGCACGCCACCGACGTCCAGGCCATCCACGACGCTCTCGACGCCGACGGCCACACCATCGTCTCCGCGCCGGTCGACGGCCCCTTCGGCCGGACGTTCACCTTCGCCGACCCCGACGGCTACCACGTCACCCTCCACGACCGCGCCTGA
- a CDS encoding mechanosensitive ion channel family protein gives MLAAVVTFAGSLLVALLAVTLVHRVVRRIGRRSALFAGLARHAHRPALAVAALVAVQLSLGVAAHGDWRPVALHVTGIALILAGAWLLAALLVVIEDATLARIRVDVSDNRHARRVHTQITLVRRVTVVVVSVLAAAAVLMTFPAARAAGTSLLASAGVIGAIAALAAQSLLGNVFAGVQIAFSDALRLDDVVVVEGQWGRVEDITLTYVVVHLWDDRRLILPTAYFLKTPFENWTRTQSALLGTVELDLDWTVPVEELRQELRHALETSDLWDGRVCVLQVTDAVGSFVRVRALVSASDAGRLWDLRCVAREHLVAWLRARHPGALPQVRVRELPRAAATAPVPAANGSSDNRVFGESADGEERVQAFSGPEQTAPSAQPVQPR, from the coding sequence GTGCTCGCAGCCGTGGTCACGTTCGCCGGCTCGCTGCTCGTCGCGCTGCTCGCCGTCACCCTCGTCCACCGCGTCGTGCGCCGCATCGGCCGCCGGTCCGCCCTGTTCGCCGGGCTGGCGCGGCACGCCCACCGGCCCGCGCTGGCGGTCGCGGCGCTGGTGGCGGTGCAGCTCTCCCTCGGCGTCGCGGCGCACGGCGACTGGCGGCCGGTCGCCCTGCACGTCACCGGGATAGCGCTGATCCTCGCCGGGGCGTGGCTGCTCGCCGCCCTGCTCGTGGTGATCGAGGACGCGACGCTGGCCCGCATCCGGGTCGACGTGTCGGACAACCGGCACGCCCGCCGCGTGCACACGCAGATCACGCTGGTCCGGCGCGTCACCGTGGTCGTGGTGAGCGTGCTGGCGGCAGCGGCGGTGCTGATGACGTTCCCCGCCGCCCGCGCGGCCGGCACGAGCCTGCTGGCGTCCGCCGGTGTCATCGGCGCGATCGCCGCCCTGGCCGCGCAGTCGCTGCTGGGCAACGTGTTCGCGGGCGTGCAGATCGCGTTCAGCGACGCGTTGCGGCTGGACGACGTGGTGGTCGTGGAGGGCCAGTGGGGCCGCGTCGAGGACATCACCCTCACCTACGTGGTCGTGCACCTGTGGGACGACCGGCGCCTGATCCTGCCCACCGCCTACTTCCTCAAGACGCCGTTCGAGAACTGGACGCGGACCCAGTCGGCGCTGCTCGGCACGGTGGAGCTGGACCTGGACTGGACCGTGCCGGTGGAGGAGCTGCGGCAGGAGCTGCGGCACGCGCTGGAGACGAGCGACCTGTGGGACGGCCGGGTGTGCGTGCTCCAGGTGACCGACGCGGTCGGGTCGTTCGTGCGGGTCCGCGCGCTGGTGAGCGCGTCGGACGCCGGACGGCTGTGGGACCTGCGGTGCGTGGCGCGCGAGCACCTGGTCGCCTGGCTGCGGGCCCGGCACCCCGGCGCCCTGCCGCAGGTCCGGGTGCGCGAGCTGCCCCGCGCCGCCGCGACCGCGCCCGTGCCGGCGGCGAACGGCTCCTCGGACAACCGGGTGTTCGGCGAGAGCGCGGACGGCGAGGAGCGCGTGCAGGCGTTCAGCGGCCCCGAGCAGACCGCACCGTCCGCGCAGCCCGTGCAACCGCGTTGA